From one Phocoena sinus isolate mPhoSin1 chromosome 6, mPhoSin1.pri, whole genome shotgun sequence genomic stretch:
- the ZBTB5 gene encoding zinc finger and BTB domain-containing protein 5, whose amino-acid sequence MDFPGHFEQIFQQLNYQRLHGQLCDCVIVVGNRHFKAHRSVLAACSTHFRALFSVAEGDQTMNMIQLDSEVVTAEAFAALIDMMYTSTLMLGESNVMDVLLAASHLHLNSVVKACKHYLTTRTLPMSPPTERVQEQSARMQRSFMLQQLGLSIVSSALNSSQSGEEQPAPMSSSMRSNLDQRTPFPMRRLHKRKQSAEERARQRLRPTLDESAISDVTPENGPGVHSREEFFSPDSLKIVDNPKADGMTDTQDDSAIIFDRPFGAQEDAQVPSQSDNSTGNVTQLSMASRATQVEASFEQEATPEKSGFQCENPEAGLGEKEHMRVVVKSEPLSSPEPQDEVSDVTSQAEGSESVEVEGVVVSAEKIDLSPESSDRSFSDPQSSTDRVGDIHILEVTNNLEHKSTFSISNFLNKSRGSNFSANQNNDDNIPNTTSDCRLEGEAPYLLSPEAGPAGGPSSAPGSHMENPFSEPTDAHFVRPMQEVMGLPCVQTSGYQGGEQFGMDFSRSGLGLHSSFSRVMMSSPRGGASNFPYYRRIAPKMPVVTSVRSSQIPENSASSQLMMNAATSSFENGHPSQPGPPQLTRASADVLSKCKKALSEHNVLVVEGARKYACKICCKTFLTLTDCKKHIRVHTGEKPYACLKCGKRFSQSSHLYKHSKTTCLRWQSSNLPSTLL is encoded by the coding sequence CAGTACACATTTCCGAGCCCTGTTCTCTGTGGCAGAGGGAGATCAGACCATGAACATGATCCAGTTGGATAGCGAGGTAGTGACAGCGGAGGCCTTTGCCGCACTGATTGACATGATGTATACCTCCACCCTCATGCTGGGGGAGAGCAATGTTATGGATGTCTTATTGGCAGCCTCTCACCTGCACTTGAACTCTGTTGTTAAGGCATGTAAACATTACCTAACGACAAGGACGCTGCCCATGTCTCCCCCCACCGAGCGCGTTCAGGAGCAGAGCGCCCGCATGCAGCGCTCCTTTATGCTGCAGCAGCTGGGACTGAGCATCGTGAGCTCAGCCCTCAATTCCAGCCAGAGTGGTGAGGAGCAGCCGGCCCCCATGAGCTCTTCGATGCGCAGTAACCTGGACCAGCGGACACCCTTCCCCATGAGACGCCTGCATAAGCGCAAGCAGTCTGCAGAGGAGCGGGCCAGACAGCGGCTCCGACCCACCCTGGATGAGTCTGCCATCTCCGACGTTACGCCAGAGAATGGGCCGGGGGTTCATTCTCGGGAGGAGTTCTTTTCACCAGATTCTCTGAAGATTGTGGATAACCCTAAAGCTGACGGGATGACCGACACCCAGGACGACAGCGCCATCATATTTGACCGGCCCTTTGGTGCTCAAGAAGATGCCCAGGTGCCCAGCCAGTCCGACAACAGCACCGGCAACGTGACCCAGCTCTCCATGGCCTCCCGCGCCACTCAGGTCGAGGCTAGTTTTGAGCAGGAAGCCACACCTGAGAAAAGTGGTTTTCAGTGTGAAAACCCTGAGGCTGGCCTTGGTGAGAAGGAGCATATGAGAGTGGTGGTTAAATCTGAGCCCCTGAGCTCTCCTGAGCCTCAGGATGAAGTGAGCGACGTGACCTCCCAAGCGGAAGGCAGCGAAtcggtggaggtggagggagtgGTGGTCAGTGCCGAGAAGATAGACCTCAGCCCTGAGAGCAGCGACCGGAGTTTTTCAGATCCCCAGTCTAGCACTGACCGGGTAGGAGACATCCATATTTTGGAAGTCACAAATAACCTAGAACATAAATCCACTTTTAgcatttcaaattttcttaaCAAGAGCAGAGGAAGTAACTTTAGTGCAAATCAGAACAATGACGATAATATCCCAAACACCACTAGTGACTGCAGGCTGGAGGGGGAGGCCCCTTATTTGTTGAGTCCAGAGGCTGGGCCTGCAGGCGggccctcctcagcccctggctcTCACATGGAGAACCCGTTCAGCGAGCCCACAGATGCTCACTTCGTCAGGCCTATGCAGGAAGTGATGGGCCTGCCATGTGTGCAGACCTCAGGCTACCAAGGAGGAGAACAGTTTGGGATGGATTTTTCCAGGTCTGGTTTGGGGTTGCATTCCTCCTTCTCCAGGGTAATGATGAGCTCCCCTAGAGGTGGAGCCAGTAACTTTCCATACTACCGCCGCATAGCTCCCAAAATGCCAGTGGTAACGTCAGTCAGGAGCTCACAGATCCCAGAGAACTCTGCCAGTTCCCAGCTAATGATGAACGCGGCCACATCCTCATTTGAAAACGGCCACCCTTCGCAGCCCGGCCCCCCGCAGTTGACGAGGGCATCTGCTGACGTCCTGTCAAAGTGCAAGAAGGCCTTATCGGAGCACAACGTCTTAGTCGTAGAGGGGGCTCGCAAGTATGCCTGCAAAATCTGCTGCAAGACTTTCCTGACCTTGACAGATTGCAAGAAGCACATCCGTGTTCACACAGGTGAAAAACCCTACGCCTGCCTCAAGTGCGGCAAGAGGTTCAGTCAGTCCAGCCACCTGTACAAACACTCGAAGACCACCTGCCTGCGCTGGCAGAGCAGCAACCTTCCCAGCACTTTGCTCTAA